A single region of the Pirellulales bacterium genome encodes:
- a CDS encoding site-specific integrase: RELGTVLAELARKAPRSRSTRLNLVVFRLAACCGLRASEIANLQIGDVRLQMPRPHLRIRSGAAKGGRPRTVPLWWDAGTLTDLAAWYAVRAQDAKETISPFIASLRSGHAIRPLSRHTLRKRFRTACKVLGSDRLASLTIHHGRHTFISHALAGGRTLAEVRDAVGHSNVSITSAYLHVAVEDDRIGNLFA, from the coding sequence CCGCGAACTCGGCACGGTACTGGCGGAACTGGCACGCAAGGCGCCTCGTTCACGAAGCACACGGCTGAATTTGGTCGTCTTCCGCCTGGCGGCCTGTTGCGGCTTGCGCGCCAGCGAGATCGCAAACCTGCAAATCGGCGACGTACGATTGCAGATGCCACGACCTCATCTTCGGATTCGCTCGGGCGCGGCCAAAGGCGGTCGCCCGCGGACGGTGCCGCTGTGGTGGGACGCCGGTACACTGACAGACTTGGCCGCGTGGTACGCCGTGCGTGCCCAAGACGCGAAGGAAACAATTTCTCCATTCATTGCCTCGCTACGGTCTGGACATGCCATCCGCCCCCTATCGCGTCATACGCTCCGCAAACGGTTTCGGACGGCCTGTAAGGTTTTGGGATCTGATCGCCTGGCGTCCCTTACGATTCATCACGGACGGCACACGTTCATCAGCCATGCCCTCGCCGGTGGCCGAACATTGGCCGAGGTCCGCGATGCAGTCGGGCATTCGAACGTGAGCATTACCTCCGCTTACCTACACGTCGCAGTGGAAGACGACCGAATAGGTAATCTCTTCGCGTAA